Proteins co-encoded in one Streptomyces sp. JH34 genomic window:
- a CDS encoding GPW/gp25 family protein, whose protein sequence is MAEQFVGSGWAFPLRISPTGGIALVSGEREVEEAIRLVLSTAPGERPMRPEFGCAIHDMVFAPVNEATAGRIQHEVHTCLDRWEPRIEVDDVSVTAGAGEGVLFIDVRYSITGTNNPRSLVFPFYVIPSHDGPEGSGNPDEHFGSDR, encoded by the coding sequence ATGGCGGAACAGTTCGTCGGCTCCGGATGGGCCTTCCCGCTGCGCATCAGCCCCACCGGCGGCATCGCGCTGGTCAGCGGGGAACGCGAGGTCGAGGAGGCCATCCGGCTCGTCCTCTCCACGGCACCCGGTGAACGGCCGATGCGCCCCGAATTCGGCTGCGCCATCCACGACATGGTCTTCGCACCCGTCAACGAGGCCACCGCGGGCCGGATCCAGCACGAGGTACACACGTGCCTGGACCGCTGGGAACCGCGCATCGAGGTGGACGACGTCTCGGTGACGGCCGGTGCGGGCGAGGGCGTCCTCTTCATCGACGTCCGCTACTCGATCACGGGCACCAACAACCCGCGCAGTCTGGTCTTCCCGTTCTACGTGATCCCCTCCCACGACGGGCCCGAGGGGTCCGGCAACCCCGACGAGCACTTTGGAAGCGACCGCTGA
- a CDS encoding phage tail protein, protein MPQELDAGSTIFFNLTIDGESLGNFNGCEGLSSQVEIEQRQEGGNNGFVWQLPSRVTFSNITLTRPLTEETAKVAEWISSVTTGVTRPTGQIAALRADGSMVAQWGLIDVLPVSWRGPSFDPASPAVATEVLEIAHHGFTDAGEA, encoded by the coding sequence ATGCCCCAGGAACTCGACGCAGGCTCCACCATCTTCTTCAACCTCACCATCGACGGTGAGAGCCTGGGCAACTTCAACGGTTGCGAAGGGCTCTCGTCCCAGGTCGAGATCGAGCAGCGGCAGGAGGGCGGCAACAACGGGTTCGTCTGGCAGCTGCCCTCCCGTGTCACCTTCTCCAACATCACGCTGACCCGGCCCCTCACCGAGGAGACCGCGAAGGTCGCGGAGTGGATCTCCTCCGTCACCACGGGGGTGACCCGGCCCACCGGGCAGATCGCCGCGCTGCGCGCGGACGGCTCGATGGTCGCGCAGTGGGGGCTGATCGACGTACTCCCCGTGAGCTGGCGTGGTCCTTCCTTCGATCCGGCGAGCCCCGCCGTGGCCACCGAGGTCCTGGAGATCGCCCATCACGGATTCACCGACGCGGGGGAGGCGTAG
- a CDS encoding putative baseplate assembly protein: MALPSPNLDDRRFQQFVDDAKRYIQQRAPEWTDHNVSDPGVTLVETVAHMADQIVYRLNRVPEKNHLAFLDLIGITLFPPSAARADVTFWLSAPQQQPVVLATGTEVATVRTQTEDAVVFATERELTVIPCELSYLVVQRVDQEAIDRTSDLAESKDVHCFTEAPRPGDRMLFGLSAAVPECVVVLELDSQVDGVGVDPRQPPLVWEAWTADGWVACDVDRDTTGGLNRPGEVVLHVPGGHALSRTGRREAGWLRCRVTEPEQGQPFFTTSPTIRSAEAFSIGGTTGVVHAETVRDEALGESTGLPGHRLRLANSPVVGDAQPLLLQIAERDGWVDWETVGHFAASGPTDRHITLDATTGEIAFGPSVREADGTLRQYGAVPPKGAPIRARRYRTGGGKAGNVARGAIQVLRDSVPYVSDVVNREAARGGVDGETVEEAKRRAPIALSAQDRAVTLRDYEELARRAAPETARITCLAAEPDEHGAHAVRVLVVPQAVSDPGGRLRFEQLVPGDDLLGRITRYLDERRLIGTRLAVGPPFYQGVTVVATVHAFRGTDTDRVRRQAHDALYRHLDPLTGGAHGTGWPFGRPVQAGEVFAVLQRVPGVELVDEVLLHPADPLSGKRGDPTERIDLEAPALVFSFDHRVRVIGDAS; the protein is encoded by the coding sequence ATGGCCCTGCCCTCCCCCAACCTCGACGACCGGCGCTTCCAGCAGTTCGTCGACGACGCCAAGCGCTACATCCAGCAGCGCGCCCCCGAGTGGACCGACCACAACGTCTCCGACCCCGGCGTGACCCTCGTCGAGACGGTCGCCCACATGGCCGACCAGATCGTGTACCGGCTCAACCGGGTGCCCGAGAAGAACCACCTCGCGTTCCTGGACCTCATCGGGATCACGCTCTTCCCGCCGTCCGCGGCGCGCGCCGACGTCACGTTCTGGCTGTCGGCGCCGCAGCAGCAGCCCGTCGTGCTGGCGACCGGCACCGAGGTCGCCACGGTGCGGACCCAGACCGAGGACGCGGTGGTCTTCGCCACCGAGCGCGAACTCACCGTGATCCCGTGCGAGTTGTCGTACCTCGTGGTCCAGCGTGTCGACCAGGAGGCGATCGACCGCACCTCGGACCTCGCCGAGTCCAAGGACGTCCACTGCTTCACCGAGGCCCCGCGCCCCGGTGACCGCATGCTGTTCGGGCTCAGCGCCGCCGTCCCGGAGTGCGTGGTCGTCCTGGAGCTCGACAGTCAGGTGGACGGTGTCGGTGTCGACCCCAGACAGCCGCCGCTCGTCTGGGAGGCGTGGACCGCCGACGGCTGGGTCGCCTGCGACGTCGACCGGGACACCACCGGCGGACTCAACCGCCCCGGCGAGGTCGTGCTGCACGTCCCCGGCGGCCACGCCCTCTCCCGCACCGGGCGGCGCGAGGCCGGCTGGCTGCGCTGCCGCGTCACCGAGCCGGAACAGGGCCAGCCCTTCTTCACCACCTCGCCCACCATCCGCTCCGCCGAGGCGTTCAGCATCGGCGGCACCACCGGCGTCGTACACGCCGAGACCGTGCGGGACGAGGCGCTGGGGGAGTCCACCGGACTGCCGGGACACCGGCTGCGGCTGGCCAACAGCCCCGTCGTCGGCGACGCGCAGCCGCTGCTCCTCCAGATCGCCGAGCGCGACGGCTGGGTCGACTGGGAGACCGTCGGCCACTTCGCCGCCTCGGGCCCCACCGACCGGCACATCACCCTGGACGCGACCACCGGCGAGATCGCCTTCGGCCCGTCCGTCCGCGAGGCCGACGGCACCCTGCGCCAGTACGGTGCCGTACCGCCCAAGGGCGCGCCCATCCGGGCCCGCCGCTACCGCACGGGCGGCGGAAAGGCCGGCAACGTCGCCAGGGGCGCCATCCAGGTGCTGCGCGACTCCGTCCCGTACGTCTCCGACGTCGTCAACCGGGAGGCCGCGCGCGGCGGGGTCGACGGCGAGACGGTCGAGGAGGCGAAGCGCAGGGCGCCCATCGCGCTGAGCGCCCAGGACCGGGCCGTGACCCTGCGGGACTACGAGGAACTCGCGCGGCGCGCGGCACCCGAGACCGCGCGCATCACCTGCCTCGCGGCCGAGCCGGACGAGCACGGCGCGCACGCCGTCCGGGTGCTCGTCGTGCCGCAGGCCGTGTCCGACCCCGGCGGCCGGCTGCGCTTCGAGCAACTCGTCCCCGGGGACGACCTGCTGGGACGCATCACCCGCTACCTGGACGAGCGGCGCCTGATCGGCACCCGGCTCGCGGTCGGGCCGCCGTTCTACCAGGGGGTGACGGTCGTCGCGACGGTGCACGCCTTCCGCGGCACCGACACCGACCGGGTCAGGCGGCAGGCGCACGACGCCCTGTACCGCCATCTCGACCCGCTGACCGGCGGCGCTCACGGCACGGGATGGCCCTTCGGCCGCCCCGTCCAGGCCGGCGAGGTGTTCGCGGTGCTGCAGAGGGTGCCCGGCGTCGAGCTGGTGGACGAGGTGCTGCTGCACCCCGCCGACCCGCTCAGCGGCAAGCGCGGCGACCCCACGGAGCGGATCGACCTCGAAGCCCCCGCGCTCGTCTTCTCGTTCGACCATCGCGTCCGGGTGATCGGGGACGCCTCGTGA
- a CDS encoding LysM peptidoglycan-binding domain-containing protein, translating to MNLSSFGIGDSLVRATLAIHQPPIGSSTSPGALMKTFNFDFNPSQLSLTRRANWKTTPTAAVRDGAVPEFMGPEPREMTVEIFLDRSDDPDSNDVRKKVEALFSCCETTTASIAANQPSTPWVVFEWGAFSTARFNAYVSSVEAQYTLFNTNGMPIRAVCQVNLHEIPSSTLGQNPTSGALTTRRVHRVVAGDSLPLLAWREYGDATVWRTIAEANDIDDPKALTPGSELMLPAAEEVGV from the coding sequence ATGAACCTCTCCAGTTTCGGTATCGGCGACAGCCTGGTGCGGGCGACGCTCGCCATCCACCAGCCGCCGATCGGCAGCAGCACCAGCCCCGGCGCGCTCATGAAGACGTTCAACTTCGACTTCAACCCGTCACAGCTGTCGCTGACCCGCAGGGCCAACTGGAAGACCACGCCGACCGCCGCTGTACGCGACGGCGCGGTCCCGGAGTTCATGGGGCCCGAGCCCCGGGAGATGACGGTGGAGATCTTCCTCGACCGCTCCGACGACCCCGACAGCAACGATGTGCGCAAGAAGGTCGAAGCGCTCTTCTCCTGCTGCGAGACGACCACCGCCAGCATCGCGGCGAACCAGCCGTCGACCCCGTGGGTGGTCTTCGAGTGGGGTGCCTTCTCCACGGCACGCTTCAACGCGTACGTCAGCTCGGTGGAGGCCCAGTACACCCTCTTCAACACCAACGGGATGCCGATCCGGGCCGTCTGCCAGGTGAATCTCCACGAGATCCCGAGCAGCACCCTCGGCCAGAACCCCACCTCCGGCGCGCTCACCACCCGCCGGGTGCACCGGGTCGTGGCCGGCGACTCGCTCCCGCTCCTCGCGTGGCGCGAGTACGGAGACGCCACCGTGTGGCGCACGATCGCCGAGGCCAACGACATCGACGACCCGAAGGCACTGACGCCCGGATCCGAACTGATGCTTCCCGCCGCCGAAGAGGTCGGAGTCTGA
- a CDS encoding VgrG-related protein, with protein sequence MSDIGFSNILTVQIAGMKLKSPENTKLVAGRVDFGAGVPGAFHLTFRDDKKDILAKLNVEIGVPVVIAPLSDGKGTPLITGEVTALETDYDRTGTFTVIRGYDKGHRMLRQRRVAAYKNKTATEIAVELARKSGIPLGKTQRTKGQYEFISQANVTDWDFVQRLADENEMVMSISSKGRFQFVKRQNAAQAPPESMPSAQSALLLKGGEEILRCRAAVTSADQVTAVEARGWNVTTKQPLVSKAPALDNTGFAIGTTPSEVSKTFGKAELVVTDTPYDKLDEVKHAADSVADDVTSSFAEVEITARGNTELRPGVAVTLKDVGKPFQGKYTVTAARHSFGDQEHYETFLNVSGRQWRSLYGLTSGGGGTGPAGLPSVANALVTDIKDPLRQGRVKLKFPWLDDMYVSDWTRTVQFGGAKGGSMISPDVDDEVLVAFDRGALDHPYVIGGLYNGVDKPDPVDVPVYDSTRGKVTRRTLSDRSNNRLDLLDQSVGLKRGVRLSTGDNRLTINLDRTKTEIVVDSKGKVSIRGTGAVAVNAGGNLSLNAVGSMTIRSGGPMNINAGALSVQAGATSVNASALSISAGAAMSLTAGLALKINSGVEIGLNAPLVLSKLKPVLTVGGV encoded by the coding sequence ATGTCCGACATCGGTTTCTCCAACATCCTCACGGTGCAGATCGCCGGCATGAAGCTCAAGTCACCGGAGAACACGAAACTGGTGGCGGGCCGGGTCGACTTCGGCGCGGGAGTGCCCGGGGCGTTCCACCTCACCTTCCGTGACGACAAGAAGGACATCCTCGCCAAGCTGAACGTCGAGATCGGCGTGCCCGTGGTCATCGCGCCGCTCTCCGACGGCAAGGGCACGCCGCTGATCACCGGAGAGGTCACCGCGCTGGAGACCGACTACGACCGCACCGGTACCTTCACCGTCATCCGTGGCTACGACAAGGGCCACCGCATGCTCCGGCAGCGCAGGGTCGCGGCGTACAAGAACAAGACCGCCACCGAGATCGCCGTCGAGTTGGCGCGCAAGAGCGGCATCCCCCTGGGGAAGACCCAACGGACCAAGGGACAGTACGAGTTCATCAGCCAGGCCAACGTCACCGACTGGGACTTCGTCCAGCGCCTCGCGGACGAGAACGAGATGGTGATGTCCATCAGCTCGAAGGGCAGGTTCCAGTTCGTCAAGCGCCAGAACGCGGCGCAGGCCCCTCCGGAGAGCATGCCGAGCGCGCAGAGCGCCCTCCTCCTGAAGGGCGGCGAGGAGATCCTGCGCTGCCGCGCGGCGGTCACCTCGGCCGACCAGGTGACAGCCGTCGAGGCGCGCGGCTGGAACGTCACCACCAAGCAGCCCCTGGTCTCCAAGGCGCCCGCTCTGGACAACACGGGCTTCGCCATCGGTACGACGCCGTCCGAGGTCTCCAAGACGTTCGGCAAGGCCGAACTCGTCGTGACCGACACGCCCTACGACAAGCTGGACGAGGTCAAGCACGCCGCCGACTCCGTCGCGGACGACGTGACGTCCTCGTTCGCCGAGGTGGAGATCACGGCGCGCGGCAACACCGAACTGCGCCCCGGCGTGGCCGTCACCCTGAAGGACGTCGGCAAGCCGTTCCAGGGCAAGTACACGGTCACCGCCGCCCGCCACTCCTTCGGCGACCAGGAGCACTACGAGACGTTCCTGAACGTCAGCGGGCGTCAGTGGCGTTCGCTGTACGGGCTCACCTCCGGAGGCGGCGGGACGGGTCCGGCAGGGCTGCCGAGCGTCGCCAACGCCCTGGTCACCGACATCAAGGACCCGCTGAGGCAGGGCAGGGTCAAGCTGAAGTTCCCGTGGCTGGACGACATGTACGTCAGCGACTGGACCCGGACGGTCCAGTTCGGCGGGGCCAAGGGCGGCAGCATGATCTCCCCGGACGTCGACGACGAGGTGCTGGTGGCGTTCGACCGCGGCGCCCTGGACCACCCGTACGTCATCGGCGGCCTCTACAACGGCGTCGACAAGCCGGACCCCGTCGACGTGCCGGTGTACGACTCGACGCGCGGCAAGGTCACCCGGCGCACCCTGTCGGACCGCAGCAACAACCGTCTCGACCTGCTCGACCAGAGCGTCGGTCTCAAGCGCGGGGTGCGGCTCTCCACCGGCGACAACCGGCTCACCATCAATCTGGACCGGACGAAGACCGAGATCGTCGTGGACAGCAAGGGAAAGGTCTCCATCAGAGGGACCGGAGCCGTGGCCGTCAACGCGGGCGGCAACCTCTCGCTCAACGCGGTGGGCTCCATGACGATCCGCAGCGGCGGGCCGATGAACATCAACGCCGGCGCGTTGTCGGTGCAGGCCGGTGCCACGTCCGTGAACGCGAGCGCGCTGAGCATCTCGGCCGGTGCCGCCATGTCGCTGACCGCAGGACTTGCCCTGAAGATCAACTCGGGCGTGGAGATCGGCCTGAACGCTCCCCTGGTCCTGTCCAAGCTGAAGCCGGTGCTGACGGTAGGAGGAGTCTGA